The Sulfitobacter sp. SK011 genome has a window encoding:
- a CDS encoding iron-sulfur cluster assembly accessory protein: MFGIPGKQAVTMTPKAASQIAKLMQSAGHAGLRIGVKKGGCAGMEYTMEYVEATDPNDEVVEQDGARVMIAPMAQMFLFGTEIDYETTLLESGFKFRNPNVTEACGCGESIKFDDALATK, encoded by the coding sequence ATGTTCGGCATCCCCGGCAAACAAGCGGTCACCATGACCCCAAAGGCCGCCAGCCAGATTGCAAAGCTCATGCAATCGGCAGGCCATGCAGGGCTGCGCATCGGCGTCAAAAAGGGCGGCTGTGCAGGCATGGAATACACCATGGAATACGTCGAAGCGACGGACCCCAACGATGAAGTTGTCGAACAGGATGGCGCGCGGGTGATGATCGCGCCGATGGCACAGATGTTTCTCTTCGGCACCGAGATTGACTATGAAACGACGTTGCTCGAATCCGGCTTCAAATTCCGCAACCCCAATGTGACCGAGGCCTGCGGCTGCGGAGAGTCGATCAAGTTCGACGACGCGCTCGCCACCAAGTGA
- a CDS encoding DUF3307 domain-containing protein: protein MPDLFMQTAIALLTGHVFADFVFQTNWIIKHKRRPAVLALHAAIVFFCTAIALGGSLQLALIIAVIHFVIDAVKTYKLPDTLWAYLSDQMAHLVTIAVAAWYIPDAVAMGYWADHTDTFLMIAVFTTGLIVATRAGFPAIGYLMASFSVKDNSEGLENAGKIIGILERTLIYLMVIIGEPTGIGFLIAAKSILRFDTVSKDRAISEYVIIGTLASFGWALVVAFITQTVMKSL from the coding sequence ATGCCCGACCTTTTCATGCAAACGGCAATTGCGCTGCTCACCGGCCATGTATTCGCTGATTTTGTGTTTCAAACCAATTGGATCATCAAACATAAACGTAGACCAGCGGTCTTGGCGCTACATGCTGCCATCGTGTTTTTTTGCACGGCGATTGCGCTGGGCGGCAGTCTGCAACTGGCGCTTATCATTGCGGTGATCCATTTTGTGATCGATGCGGTCAAAACCTATAAACTTCCCGACACCCTCTGGGCCTATCTCAGCGATCAGATGGCGCATCTGGTGACCATTGCGGTCGCCGCATGGTACATCCCCGATGCCGTGGCGATGGGATATTGGGCAGATCATACCGATACCTTCTTGATGATTGCGGTTTTCACAACCGGGCTTATCGTCGCCACCCGCGCCGGGTTTCCGGCAATCGGTTACCTGATGGCAAGTTTCTCCGTTAAGGACAACTCGGAGGGCCTTGAAAATGCAGGAAAAATCATCGGCATTCTGGAACGCACACTGATCTATCTGATGGTGATCATCGGGGAACCGACAGGCATCGGATTCCTCATCGCTGCCAAATCCATCCTGCGGTTCGACACCGTCTCAAAGGACCGCGCGATCAGTGAATATGTCATCATCGGCACGCTTGCCTCGTTTGGCTGGGCGCTGGTTGTTGCCTTCATCACCCAGACGGTTATGAAATCGCTGTGA